One Aquisediminimonas profunda genomic region harbors:
- a CDS encoding Hsp20 family protein has protein sequence MRTVFDFSPYRRSTVGFDRLFDTLEAAARGDTGGTNYPPYDIERTGEDAYRITLAVAGFAEDEIELTAQQNLLVVSGKKAEVVANDDDHRYLHRGIANRAFERRFQLADHVRVTGAALTNGLLAIELVREVPEAMKPRKIAIGGATLTAIEGDSRKAA, from the coding sequence ATGAGAACTGTATTTGATTTTTCTCCCTATCGCCGCTCGACTGTCGGTTTCGACCGGCTGTTTGATACGCTGGAAGCTGCTGCGCGCGGCGACACCGGCGGGACGAATTATCCGCCATATGACATCGAACGCACCGGCGAGGATGCCTATCGCATCACGCTTGCAGTTGCCGGGTTCGCTGAGGACGAGATTGAGCTCACTGCCCAGCAGAACCTCCTGGTCGTTTCGGGCAAGAAGGCCGAGGTCGTGGCGAACGACGATGACCATCGCTACCTGCATCGCGGTATTGCCAATCGGGCCTTTGAGCGGCGCTTCCAGCTTGCCGATCACGTCCGAGTCACGGGCGCTGCCTTGACCAACGGGCTGCTTGCGATCGAGCTGGTGCGCGAGGTCCCCGAAGCGATGAAGCCGCGCAAGATTGCAATTGGCGGTGCGACGCTGACGGCAATTGAAGGCGATAGTCGCAAGGCTGCTTAA
- a CDS encoding methyltransferase family protein, protein MYQDELARAGKRLFFIRGTYIYTIIAISTLIAWFTRDVGPFSDGTSDCVWFWISLGVASAGALVRVFTSGFAALGTSGRAKVAAEASELNTTGPYSLVRNPLYLGRILNFTGLAMLSGSWVFGVIVFLLAILVYERISVYEEEFLRGKFGAAHTAWAKDVPALFPRFSGWVKPKYPFWWKRMIWREQNKLFLLVTTVFLTWFARIGFDVASIDQTQWTWVYGYVALVVVRFAIGGLKMIGFFKELS, encoded by the coding sequence ATGTATCAAGACGAATTGGCGAGGGCGGGCAAACGCCTGTTTTTTATTCGCGGCACCTATATCTACACGATTATTGCGATCTCCACATTGATTGCGTGGTTCACTCGGGACGTTGGTCCGTTTTCCGATGGCACCTCCGATTGTGTCTGGTTCTGGATTTCGCTCGGCGTTGCAAGCGCGGGTGCGCTGGTGCGCGTTTTCACGTCCGGCTTTGCGGCGCTCGGCACCTCGGGGCGGGCCAAGGTCGCGGCCGAAGCAAGCGAACTCAACACGACCGGACCCTATTCGCTGGTCCGCAACCCGCTATACCTGGGCCGCATCCTGAACTTCACTGGTCTTGCCATGCTCTCTGGAAGCTGGGTTTTCGGTGTGATCGTCTTCCTTCTGGCGATCCTCGTATATGAGCGCATCTCGGTCTATGAGGAGGAGTTCCTGCGCGGCAAATTTGGTGCGGCGCACACAGCTTGGGCAAAGGATGTGCCTGCACTTTTCCCGCGGTTCTCCGGATGGGTAAAGCCAAAATATCCCTTTTGGTGGAAACGCATGATCTGGCGCGAACAGAACAAGCTGTTCCTTTTGGTCACGACTGTATTTCTGACCTGGTTTGCGCGGATTGGTTTTGACGTTGCCTCTATTGACCAAACTCAGTGGACTTGGGTTTACGGCTATGTTGCATTGGTCGTTGTCCGGTTTGCAATCGGCGGGCTCAAGATGATCGGCTTTTTCAAAGAACTGAGCTGA
- a CDS encoding nucleotidyltransferase family protein, which translates to MNPECEGSRKDWTAIVLAGQRPGPDRLATHFRQQWKALVSIGGEAMLTRVVRTLAATPAVRTTLVLAQEPEALREAADAGGPATFAASSAGISASILQVAGTPKAPWPVFVTTADHPLLTPAIVSAFLNQAGDCDVAVGMVERQVMRAAYPDNQRTWLKFADGHWSGANLFALNSVKAQGALTLWAEAEQDRKKAWKLFFHFGPSLALRALTRTIGLGDALQIAGKRLGLVAKLVPLSAAEAAIDVDKPSDHSLAEQILSKR; encoded by the coding sequence ATGAACCCCGAGTGTGAAGGCAGCCGCAAGGACTGGACAGCCATTGTCCTCGCAGGCCAGCGGCCCGGCCCGGATCGGCTTGCCACGCATTTCCGGCAGCAGTGGAAGGCGCTTGTCTCCATTGGTGGGGAAGCGATGCTGACCCGTGTCGTGCGCACGCTGGCGGCCACGCCTGCTGTCCGAACGACGCTGGTTCTGGCTCAGGAACCAGAGGCTCTGCGCGAGGCCGCTGATGCTGGCGGTCCTGCAACCTTTGCAGCCAGCAGCGCCGGAATTTCAGCGAGCATCCTGCAGGTCGCCGGCACGCCCAAGGCACCCTGGCCCGTGTTCGTGACAACTGCCGATCACCCGCTGCTGACGCCGGCGATTGTGTCGGCCTTCCTCAATCAGGCAGGCGATTGCGATGTGGCTGTCGGAATGGTCGAAAGGCAGGTCATGCGGGCCGCATATCCGGACAACCAGCGCACCTGGCTGAAGTTTGCCGATGGCCACTGGTCAGGCGCCAATCTGTTTGCGCTCAATTCCGTCAAGGCTCAGGGGGCATTGACACTTTGGGCCGAAGCGGAACAGGACCGGAAAAAGGCCTGGAAACTGTTCTTCCATTTCGGCCCCTCGCTGGCGCTTAGAGCTCTGACACGAACAATCGGACTTGGTGATGCGCTGCAGATCGCAGGCAAGCGGCTTGGCCTTGTAGCGAAGCTCGTGCCATTGAGCGCGGCAGAGGCTGCAATTGATGTCGACAAGCCGTCCGATCACAGCCTTGCGGAACAAATCCTTTCAAAGCGCTAG